In the Perca flavescens isolate YP-PL-M2 chromosome 20, PFLA_1.0, whole genome shotgun sequence genome, one interval contains:
- the cep170ba gene encoding centrosomal protein of 170 kDa protein B isoform X4, whose product MSVTSWFLVSSSGTRHRLPREMIFVGRDDCELMLQSRSVDKQHAVINHDPNTDEHMVKDLGSLNGTFVNDLRIPDQTYITLKLSDVIRFGYDAHVYILEKSEHKVPEEALKHEKYTSQWQLSIKALQAKVKEKQQLQSPEKSKGPVSKLQDRAKQRAQSLTAATDSPISKPTPLYGQPSWWGEDEDTANKKKNVGGKSPEQESPEPAKDVSRYEVNGSLSDNQAKSIFSYRREPSYFEIPTKELKQRLPKKPESQVHEVPTKDTPDPTEVVSSTPPVVQSHASFTIEFDECTPGKMKIKDHVTKFSFRQQQKLPSTELVTTPTEVMSAESKVADWLVQSNASMIRRRSKAEDMYSTNSDPSLLKNTKKNHHEDGTHSDSGDPAINGSDSVQSEPQIGSHVSPQPLRDSPPQHLPSPDSEEPLSYTPPESQSLSSLGKAEPHQAFVIEFFDDNSRKKRSQSFTNNTSPPEPSGLRLQLEKAKKSSSPNGERHVQSPASTTPATQRYTVPLKDLASTGFQRAGSLRREKTEDRISTSFSSRSSSSVSVRPFSSVGRRSRLAQEFTAEFLKQTKQSSSASWDKNTSSPPTAAKTETVVVSQTSPPPSKASYQPQTSSPIHQPVPLKAPLMPLASQNVEVKSPYVGLKNEDEDSLSDAGTYTIEADVQDRELEEARSNIDQVQSASAVLQGAPKWMSCWASLADSYTESGPSSGLFDMPSQMELSGGALGTIIHKATLSRHHDSTDHDGSRARRVLPQVPLGEKSDIPNPSIHVQYDPHTTFDVGENRLVAPRSQDSLDRLSVQDDVEPDSLSDASRSDDGSIIEQRRRPLSDTEEKKNKDRLSTKSTSFYIGSKEAESQPEHGGVPKTEIKHATKTFSTATLTKPRGNQDSEKVKPSVSAPILSQITRSPESKEGTVSQLIRQESFTKERPSNARLPNISVQRGPESFQGACNQDTHSYLKETEDVLAVLEAKLQAGQSETTPSPIIDSLSAESDVDTSSTVSQHSNKTRPNTLTKKPSVSGLHRERSSASIASQDSSHQSTTSEKLRSLGADGNNKTESVRRPVGLRRSVGKRGSTDLSDDPQSLPYSDQESNIHQTRTKYTVPLQKEDAKTSKASQALNRAHSLSAPRPTRASMLRRARLGEASDNEGTETDRVSQEAGSAPAKQPQETKKLSRLDLLAMPRKRTSSFNTPSDTEASSTPQWTGRSTGFSNRSTESGSSSVRRASASGSKPVERQQKAPLTPVTRGRSSSAKYASSTANSRRRQKGSDYASTSDEEYDSNQSTPKHKRSQPSSASHSPRHQPRPQPVVALRPKPLSRDSEEENHEGDNFHSWSNHSSEIARLSQDLAKDLAILAREIHDVAGDGDPQNPGVASSAPVSTVTAHEQLVHRIPEAGLNYQRVPPSSTSTREPDQSSADHEPHRRQRAQSRDEVIVDDHLMLNPVSQITLAIRENTEQLADKIKVLFQDRMDIWEEIEAKVNSDNDVPVIKTSNKEIASILKELRRVQRQLEVINTVMEPSAQSEASKASAVSSSSVRPSRPPISRDWRTIHSVSKRGGGPRPSESVRSVGATQDDLRTGYLV is encoded by the exons ATGAGTGTGACATCATGGTTCCTGGTCAGCAGCTCTGGCACACGCCACCGGTTGCCCCGGGAGATGATCTTTGTTGGCAGGGATGACTGCGAGCTAATGCTGCAG TCTCGCAGTGTGGACAAGCAACACGCTGTGATCAACCACGACCCAAACACTGACGAGCATATGGTGAAGGACCTGGGCAGCTTGAACGGG ACATTCGTGAATGACCTAAGAATTCCAGACCAGACGTACATCACCCTTAAGCTCTCTGATGTCATTCGCTTTGGCTATG ATGCTCATGTATATATCCTGGAGAAGAGCGAACACAAGGTCCCAGAGGAAGCTCTTAAA CATGAGAAGTACACCAGCCAGTGGCAGCTTAGCATAAAAGCCCTGCAGGCCAAGGTGAAGGAAAAACAGCAGCTTCAGAGCCCAGAGAAGAGCAAAGGCCCCGTTTCCAAACTGCAGGACAGGGCTAAGCAAAGAGCCCAGTCTCTCACAG CTGCCACAGATTCCCCAATATCCAAGCCTACTCCTCTCTACGGCCAACCGTCCTGGTGGGGGGAGGATGAGGACACAGCCAACAAAAAGAAGAACGTAGGTGGAAAATCGCCAGAACAGGAGTCTCCAG AGCCTGCTAAAGATGTGTCAAGATATGAGGTCAACGGTTCTCTGTCTGACAATCAGGCCAAGTCCATCTTCTCCTACCGCCGGGAGCCTAGCTACTTTGAGATCCCAACAAAGGAATTAAAGCAGCGACTTCCCAAGAAACCAGAGTCGCAGGTTCACGAGGTTCCCACCAAGGATACCCCTGATCCCACTGAGGTTGTCTCCTCCACACCTCCCGTGGTCCAAAGCCATGCCTCCTTCACCATCGAATTTGATGAATGCACCCCAGGTAAAATGAAGATCAAGGACCACGTGACCAAGTTTTCTTTCCGCCAGCAACAGAAGCTTCCTTCCACAGAGCTTGTCACCACACCCACTGAGGTGATGTCAGCAGAAAGCAAAGTTGCTGATTGGCTGGTCCAAAGCAATGCTAGCATGATAAGGAGGAGGTCAAAGGCTGAGGACATGTACAGCACAAACAGTGACCCATCACTTCTGAAGAACACCAAAA AAAACCACCATGAAGATGGCACTCACAGTGATTCAGGTGATCCTGCCATCAATGGAAGTGATTCCGTCCAGTCAGAACCTCAGATTGGGTCCCATGTGTCTCCACAGCCCCTGAGAGACTCCCCGCCACAACACTTACCCTCCCCTGACTCTGAGGAGCCCTTGTCTTACACTCCACCAGAGTCTCAGTCCCTATCCAGTCTTGGCAAGGCTGAGCCTCACCAAGCCTTTGTCATTGAATTCTTTGATGATAACTCAAGAAAGAAGCGCTCCCAGTCCTTCACCAATAACACATCTCCACCTGAGCCCTCAGGCCTCCGGCTCCAGCTGGAGAAGGCGAAGAAGAGCTCAAGCCCAAATGGGGAGAGACATGTCCAATCTCCAGCCTCCACCACTCCCGCAACCCAACGATACACTGTTCCCCTGAAGGACCTGGCTTCCACAGGCTTCCAAAGAGCTGGCTCTCTACGAAGGGAGAAGACAGAGGACCGGATCAGCACCAGCTTTTCCTCTCGCTCTTCATCATCTGTGTCTGTAAGGCCCTTTAGCAGCGTCGGCCGGAGGTCCAGACTCGCCCAGGAATTTACTGCTGAATTtctcaaacaaacaaagcagTCCTCTTCTGCCAGCTGGGATAAAAATACATCTAGTCCCCCTACAGCAGCTAAAACGGAGACAGTGGTAGTATCCCAGACTAGTCCCCCTCCATCTAAAGCTTCCTACCAGCCACAGACTTCCTCTCCTATCCACCAGCCTGTTCCCCTCAAGGCCCCTTTGATGCCCCTGGCTTCTCAGAATGTGGAGGTCAAAAGTCCCTATGTTGGCCTCAAAAATGAAGATGAGGACAGTCTGAGTGACGCAGGAACCTACACCATTGAAGCAGATGTTCAGGATAGAGAGCTAGAAGAGGCACGGAGCAATATCGACCAG GTTCAGTCAGCAAGTGCAGTGTTACAGGGGGCTCCGAAGTGGATGTCTTGCTGGGCCAGCTTGGCAGACAGCTACACAGAATCTGGCCCTTCATCTGGCCTCTTTGACATGCCTTCCCAGATGGAGCTGTCAGGAGGGG CACTAGGTACAATCATCCATAAGGCCACGCTCAGCCGACACCACGACAGCACCGACCACGATGGTTCAAGAGCTCGCCGCGTGCTGCCCCAGGTACCACTGGGGGAGAAGAGTGACATTCCAAATCCCAGCATTCATGTTCAATATGACCCACATACAACATTCGATGTCGGAGAGAATAGATTGGTGGCCCCCAGGTCTCAGGATAGCCTCGACAGGTTATCAGTGCAGGACGATGTAGAGCCTGACAGTCTGAGTGATGCCAGCAGGTCAGATGATGGTTCCATTATAGAGCAAAGGAGAAGACCGCTGTCAGACacggaagagaaaaaaaataaagatagactCTCCACCAAGTCTACGTCATTCTACATTGGGTCAAAGGAGGCCGAGTCCCAACCTGAACATGGGGGCGTTCCTAAGACTGAAATAAAACATGCGACCAAAACTTTCTCAACAGCCACCCTCACCAAACCGAGAGGTAACCAGGACTCTGAAAAAGTCAAGCCCAGTGTGTCTGCTCCTATCCTGAGCCAGATTACACGGAGTCCAGAGTCCAAAGAGGGCACTGTTTCCCAATTAATCAGACAAGAGAGCTTCACCAAGGAGCGGCCTAGCAATGCCAGATTGCCCAACATCTCGGTTCAGAGAGGCCCTGAATCATTCCAGGGAGCGTGCAATCAGGACACTCATTCTTACCTCAAAGAGACAGAGGATGTTCTGGCTGTTCTGGAGGCCAAACTCCAAGCAGGACAATCAGAAACGACACCGTCTCCAATAATAGATTCTCTTTCTGCAGAGTCTGATGTGGATACCTCCAGCACAGTCAGCCAACATAGCAATAAGACCAGGCCAAACACGCTGACTAAAAAACCCTCGGTTAGTGGCCTTCATAGGGAGAGGTCTTCAGCCAGTATAGCTAGTCAGGACTCAAGTCACCAATCCACTACATCAGAAAAGTTGCGCTCTCTGGGAGCAGACGGCAACAATAAGACTGAGTCTGTCAGGAGACCCGTTGGACTGAGACGTAGTGTTGGGAAACGTGGCTCCACAGACCTAAGTGATGACCCTCAGAGCTTACCTTACTCTGATCAAGAGTCTAACATCCACCAAACCCGCACAAAATACACCGTGCCCCTTCAGAAGGAGGATGCCAAGACCTCCAAAGCGTCCCAGGCCTTGAATCGTGCCCACAGCTTGTCAGCCCCGAGACCCACCAGAGCGTCCATGCTCCGCCGGGCTCGCCTGGGAGAAGCTTCAGACAACGAGGGCACGGAGACAGACCGGGTGTCGCAGGAGGCAGGCAGTGCCCCAGCTAAGCAGCCCCAGGAAACCAAGAAACTCTCCAGGCTGGATCTGCTAGCGATGCCTCGTAAGCGGACAAGCTCGTTCAACACACCCAGCGACACCGAGGCCTCTTCCACCCCACAGTGGACTGGCAGGAGCACAGGATTCTCCAACCGCAGCACCGAGTCTGGCAGCAGCTCAGTTCGAAGGGCCTCTGCTTCGGGGTCGAAGCCTGTAGAAAGGCAGCAGAAAGCACCGCTGACACCAGTCACTCGCGGACGTTCAAGCAGTGCCAAATATGCCAGCAGCACTGCAA ACTCCAGGAGACGACAGAAAGGCTCTGACTACGCCTCTACCTCAGATGAGGAGTACGACTCAAACCAGAGCACTCCTAAACACAAACGCTCCCAACCTTCCTCAGCTTCCCATAGCCCACGTCATCAGCCTCGGCCTCAGCCAGTAGTCGCCCTGCGTCCCAAGCCCCTCAGCAGAGATTCGGAGGAGGAGAACCATGAGGGAGACAACTTCCACAGTTGGTCCAACCACAGTTCTGAGATCGCACG GTTAAGTCAAGACCTGGCCAAAGACCTTGCTATCTTGGCCAGAGAGATCCATGACGTGGCAGGTGATGGTGATCCACAAAACCCTGGAGTGGCGAGCAGTGCACCTGTCTCCACGGTGACCGCTCATGAACAG CTGGTTCACCGTATTCCAGAGGCTGGATTAAACTACCAGAGAGTCCCACCAAGTTCTACATCTACAAGGGAACCCGACCAGAGCTCTGCTGACCATGAACCGCACCGCAGGCAGCGAGCTCAGAGCAGAGACGAG GTCATTGTCGATGACCATCTGATGCTGAATCCAGTGTCTCAGATCACCTTGGCCATTAGAGAAAACACTGAGCAACTTGCTGACAAAATTAA GGTACTATTCCAGGACAGGATGGATATTTGGGAAGAAATTGAGGCCAAAGTAAACTCTGACAATGATGTCCCTGTTATCAAAACCTCCAACAAG GAAATCGCATCTATCTTGAAAGAACTCCGGAGAGTTCAACGACAACTTGAGG tcataaaCACAGTCATGGAACCCAGTGCACAGTCTGAAGCATCCAAGGCCTCTGCGGTCTCCTCCTCGTCTGTTCGGCCCTCCAGACCTCCCATCTCACGGGACTGGAGAACCATCCATTCTGTCTCCAAGCGTGGCGGCGGCCCGAGGCCCAGTGAGAGTGTCAGGAGCGTAGGTGCGACACAAGATGATCTCAGAACGGGATATTTAGTCTGA
- the cep170ba gene encoding centrosomal protein of 170 kDa protein B isoform X2, whose translation MSVTSWFLVSSSGTRHRLPREMIFVGRDDCELMLQSRSVDKQHAVINHDPNTDEHMVKDLGSLNGTFVNDLRIPDQTYITLKLSDVIRFGYDAHVYILEKSEHKVPEEALKHEKYTSQWQLSIKALQAKVKEKQQLQSPEKSKGPVSKLQDRAKQRAQSLTAATDSPISKPTPLYGQPSWWGEDEDTANKKKNVGGKSPEQESPEPAKDVSRYEVNGSLSDNQAKSIFSYRREPSYFEIPTKELKQRLPKKPESQVHEVPTKDTPDPTEVVSSTPPVVQSHASFTIEFDECTPGKMKIKDHVTKFSFRQQQKLPSTELVTTPTEVMSAESKVADWLVQSNASMIRRRSKAEDMYSTNSDPSLLKNTKKNHHEDGTHSDSGDPAINGSDSVQSEPQIGSHVSPQPLRDSPPQHLPSPDSEEPLSYTPPESQSLSSLGKAEPHQAFVIEFFDDNSRKKRSQSFTNNTSPPEPSGLRLQLEKAKKSSSPNGERHVQSPASTTPATQRYTVPLKDLASTGFQRAGSLRREKTEDRISTSFSSRSSSSVSVRPFSSVGRRSRLAQEFTAEFLKQTKQSSSASWDKNTSSPPTAAKTETVVVSQTSPPPSKASYQPQTSSPIHQPVPLKAPLMPLASQNVEVKSPYVGLKNEDEDSLSDAGTYTIEADVQDRELEEARSNIDQVFGVFESPERTNQSEAETSSAFRPLSVESREQHRQSSCGEVQSASAVLQGAPKWMSCWASLADSYTESGPSSGLFDMPSQMELSGGALGTIIHKATLSRHHDSTDHDGSRARRVLPQVPLGEKSDIPNPSIHVQYDPHTTFDVGENRLVAPRSQDSLDRLSVQDDVEPDSLSDASRSDDGSIIEQRRRPLSDTEEKKNKDRLSTKSTSFYIGSKEAESQPEHGGVPKTEIKHATKTFSTATLTKPRGNQDSEKVKPSVSAPILSQITRSPESKEGTVSQLIRQESFTKERPSNARLPNISVQRGPESFQGACNQDTHSYLKETEDVLAVLEAKLQAGQSETTPSPIIDSLSAESDVDTSSTVSQHSNKTRPNTLTKKPSVSGLHRERSSASIASQDSSHQSTTSEKLRSLGADGNNKTESVRRPVGLRRSVGKRGSTDLSDDPQSLPYSDQESNIHQTRTKYTVPLQKEDAKTSKASQALNRAHSLSAPRPTRASMLRRARLGEASDNEGTETDRVSQEAGSAPAKQPQETKKLSRLDLLAMPRKRTSSFNTPSDTEASSTPQWTGRSTGFSNRSTESGSSSVRRASASGSKPVERQQKAPLTPVTRGRSSSAKYASSTANSRRRQKGSDYASTSDEEYDSNQSTPKHKRSQPSSASHSPRHQPRPQPVVALRPKPLSRDSEEENHEGDNFHSWSNHSSEIARLSQDLAKDLAILAREIHDVAGDGDPQNPGVASSAPVSTVTAHEQLVHRIPEAGLNYQRVPPSSTSTREPDQSSADHEPHRRQRAQSRDEVIVDDHLMLNPVSQITLAIRENTEQLADKIKVLFQDRMDIWEEIEAKVNSDNDVPVIKTSNKEIASILKELRRVQRQLEVINTVMEPSAQSEASKASAVSSSSVRPSRPPISRDWRTIHSVSKRGGGPRPSESVRSVGATQDDLRTGYLV comes from the exons ATGAGTGTGACATCATGGTTCCTGGTCAGCAGCTCTGGCACACGCCACCGGTTGCCCCGGGAGATGATCTTTGTTGGCAGGGATGACTGCGAGCTAATGCTGCAG TCTCGCAGTGTGGACAAGCAACACGCTGTGATCAACCACGACCCAAACACTGACGAGCATATGGTGAAGGACCTGGGCAGCTTGAACGGG ACATTCGTGAATGACCTAAGAATTCCAGACCAGACGTACATCACCCTTAAGCTCTCTGATGTCATTCGCTTTGGCTATG ATGCTCATGTATATATCCTGGAGAAGAGCGAACACAAGGTCCCAGAGGAAGCTCTTAAA CATGAGAAGTACACCAGCCAGTGGCAGCTTAGCATAAAAGCCCTGCAGGCCAAGGTGAAGGAAAAACAGCAGCTTCAGAGCCCAGAGAAGAGCAAAGGCCCCGTTTCCAAACTGCAGGACAGGGCTAAGCAAAGAGCCCAGTCTCTCACAG CTGCCACAGATTCCCCAATATCCAAGCCTACTCCTCTCTACGGCCAACCGTCCTGGTGGGGGGAGGATGAGGACACAGCCAACAAAAAGAAGAACGTAGGTGGAAAATCGCCAGAACAGGAGTCTCCAG AGCCTGCTAAAGATGTGTCAAGATATGAGGTCAACGGTTCTCTGTCTGACAATCAGGCCAAGTCCATCTTCTCCTACCGCCGGGAGCCTAGCTACTTTGAGATCCCAACAAAGGAATTAAAGCAGCGACTTCCCAAGAAACCAGAGTCGCAGGTTCACGAGGTTCCCACCAAGGATACCCCTGATCCCACTGAGGTTGTCTCCTCCACACCTCCCGTGGTCCAAAGCCATGCCTCCTTCACCATCGAATTTGATGAATGCACCCCAGGTAAAATGAAGATCAAGGACCACGTGACCAAGTTTTCTTTCCGCCAGCAACAGAAGCTTCCTTCCACAGAGCTTGTCACCACACCCACTGAGGTGATGTCAGCAGAAAGCAAAGTTGCTGATTGGCTGGTCCAAAGCAATGCTAGCATGATAAGGAGGAGGTCAAAGGCTGAGGACATGTACAGCACAAACAGTGACCCATCACTTCTGAAGAACACCAAAA AAAACCACCATGAAGATGGCACTCACAGTGATTCAGGTGATCCTGCCATCAATGGAAGTGATTCCGTCCAGTCAGAACCTCAGATTGGGTCCCATGTGTCTCCACAGCCCCTGAGAGACTCCCCGCCACAACACTTACCCTCCCCTGACTCTGAGGAGCCCTTGTCTTACACTCCACCAGAGTCTCAGTCCCTATCCAGTCTTGGCAAGGCTGAGCCTCACCAAGCCTTTGTCATTGAATTCTTTGATGATAACTCAAGAAAGAAGCGCTCCCAGTCCTTCACCAATAACACATCTCCACCTGAGCCCTCAGGCCTCCGGCTCCAGCTGGAGAAGGCGAAGAAGAGCTCAAGCCCAAATGGGGAGAGACATGTCCAATCTCCAGCCTCCACCACTCCCGCAACCCAACGATACACTGTTCCCCTGAAGGACCTGGCTTCCACAGGCTTCCAAAGAGCTGGCTCTCTACGAAGGGAGAAGACAGAGGACCGGATCAGCACCAGCTTTTCCTCTCGCTCTTCATCATCTGTGTCTGTAAGGCCCTTTAGCAGCGTCGGCCGGAGGTCCAGACTCGCCCAGGAATTTACTGCTGAATTtctcaaacaaacaaagcagTCCTCTTCTGCCAGCTGGGATAAAAATACATCTAGTCCCCCTACAGCAGCTAAAACGGAGACAGTGGTAGTATCCCAGACTAGTCCCCCTCCATCTAAAGCTTCCTACCAGCCACAGACTTCCTCTCCTATCCACCAGCCTGTTCCCCTCAAGGCCCCTTTGATGCCCCTGGCTTCTCAGAATGTGGAGGTCAAAAGTCCCTATGTTGGCCTCAAAAATGAAGATGAGGACAGTCTGAGTGACGCAGGAACCTACACCATTGAAGCAGATGTTCAGGATAGAGAGCTAGAAGAGGCACGGAGCAATATCGACCAG gtgtttggtgtttttgagAGCCCAGAGCGAACCAACCAGAGTGAAGCAGAAACATCATCAGCATTTAGGCCTCTTAGTGTTGAGAGCAGGGAGCAGCATAGGCAGAGTAGCTGTGGGGAG GTTCAGTCAGCAAGTGCAGTGTTACAGGGGGCTCCGAAGTGGATGTCTTGCTGGGCCAGCTTGGCAGACAGCTACACAGAATCTGGCCCTTCATCTGGCCTCTTTGACATGCCTTCCCAGATGGAGCTGTCAGGAGGGG CACTAGGTACAATCATCCATAAGGCCACGCTCAGCCGACACCACGACAGCACCGACCACGATGGTTCAAGAGCTCGCCGCGTGCTGCCCCAGGTACCACTGGGGGAGAAGAGTGACATTCCAAATCCCAGCATTCATGTTCAATATGACCCACATACAACATTCGATGTCGGAGAGAATAGATTGGTGGCCCCCAGGTCTCAGGATAGCCTCGACAGGTTATCAGTGCAGGACGATGTAGAGCCTGACAGTCTGAGTGATGCCAGCAGGTCAGATGATGGTTCCATTATAGAGCAAAGGAGAAGACCGCTGTCAGACacggaagagaaaaaaaataaagatagactCTCCACCAAGTCTACGTCATTCTACATTGGGTCAAAGGAGGCCGAGTCCCAACCTGAACATGGGGGCGTTCCTAAGACTGAAATAAAACATGCGACCAAAACTTTCTCAACAGCCACCCTCACCAAACCGAGAGGTAACCAGGACTCTGAAAAAGTCAAGCCCAGTGTGTCTGCTCCTATCCTGAGCCAGATTACACGGAGTCCAGAGTCCAAAGAGGGCACTGTTTCCCAATTAATCAGACAAGAGAGCTTCACCAAGGAGCGGCCTAGCAATGCCAGATTGCCCAACATCTCGGTTCAGAGAGGCCCTGAATCATTCCAGGGAGCGTGCAATCAGGACACTCATTCTTACCTCAAAGAGACAGAGGATGTTCTGGCTGTTCTGGAGGCCAAACTCCAAGCAGGACAATCAGAAACGACACCGTCTCCAATAATAGATTCTCTTTCTGCAGAGTCTGATGTGGATACCTCCAGCACAGTCAGCCAACATAGCAATAAGACCAGGCCAAACACGCTGACTAAAAAACCCTCGGTTAGTGGCCTTCATAGGGAGAGGTCTTCAGCCAGTATAGCTAGTCAGGACTCAAGTCACCAATCCACTACATCAGAAAAGTTGCGCTCTCTGGGAGCAGACGGCAACAATAAGACTGAGTCTGTCAGGAGACCCGTTGGACTGAGACGTAGTGTTGGGAAACGTGGCTCCACAGACCTAAGTGATGACCCTCAGAGCTTACCTTACTCTGATCAAGAGTCTAACATCCACCAAACCCGCACAAAATACACCGTGCCCCTTCAGAAGGAGGATGCCAAGACCTCCAAAGCGTCCCAGGCCTTGAATCGTGCCCACAGCTTGTCAGCCCCGAGACCCACCAGAGCGTCCATGCTCCGCCGGGCTCGCCTGGGAGAAGCTTCAGACAACGAGGGCACGGAGACAGACCGGGTGTCGCAGGAGGCAGGCAGTGCCCCAGCTAAGCAGCCCCAGGAAACCAAGAAACTCTCCAGGCTGGATCTGCTAGCGATGCCTCGTAAGCGGACAAGCTCGTTCAACACACCCAGCGACACCGAGGCCTCTTCCACCCCACAGTGGACTGGCAGGAGCACAGGATTCTCCAACCGCAGCACCGAGTCTGGCAGCAGCTCAGTTCGAAGGGCCTCTGCTTCGGGGTCGAAGCCTGTAGAAAGGCAGCAGAAAGCACCGCTGACACCAGTCACTCGCGGACGTTCAAGCAGTGCCAAATATGCCAGCAGCACTGCAA ACTCCAGGAGACGACAGAAAGGCTCTGACTACGCCTCTACCTCAGATGAGGAGTACGACTCAAACCAGAGCACTCCTAAACACAAACGCTCCCAACCTTCCTCAGCTTCCCATAGCCCACGTCATCAGCCTCGGCCTCAGCCAGTAGTCGCCCTGCGTCCCAAGCCCCTCAGCAGAGATTCGGAGGAGGAGAACCATGAGGGAGACAACTTCCACAGTTGGTCCAACCACAGTTCTGAGATCGCACG GTTAAGTCAAGACCTGGCCAAAGACCTTGCTATCTTGGCCAGAGAGATCCATGACGTGGCAGGTGATGGTGATCCACAAAACCCTGGAGTGGCGAGCAGTGCACCTGTCTCCACGGTGACCGCTCATGAACAG CTGGTTCACCGTATTCCAGAGGCTGGATTAAACTACCAGAGAGTCCCACCAAGTTCTACATCTACAAGGGAACCCGACCAGAGCTCTGCTGACCATGAACCGCACCGCAGGCAGCGAGCTCAGAGCAGAGACGAG GTCATTGTCGATGACCATCTGATGCTGAATCCAGTGTCTCAGATCACCTTGGCCATTAGAGAAAACACTGAGCAACTTGCTGACAAAATTAA GGTACTATTCCAGGACAGGATGGATATTTGGGAAGAAATTGAGGCCAAAGTAAACTCTGACAATGATGTCCCTGTTATCAAAACCTCCAACAAG GAAATCGCATCTATCTTGAAAGAACTCCGGAGAGTTCAACGACAACTTGAGG tcataaaCACAGTCATGGAACCCAGTGCACAGTCTGAAGCATCCAAGGCCTCTGCGGTCTCCTCCTCGTCTGTTCGGCCCTCCAGACCTCCCATCTCACGGGACTGGAGAACCATCCATTCTGTCTCCAAGCGTGGCGGCGGCCCGAGGCCCAGTGAGAGTGTCAGGAGCGTAGGTGCGACACAAGATGATCTCAGAACGGGATATTTAGTCTGA